The Mangrovibacterium diazotrophicum DNA window TGATTGGAAAAATATTGGTTTTGGTTATCGGAAAACCAATTTCAATATTCGCTGCTGGTATAAAAATGGAGAATGGGGACCACTTGAAGTAAGTGATTCGGAATACTTGAATTTACACATGGCTGCCACTTGTCTGCACTACGGACAGGAAGCATTTGAAGGCTTGAAAGCGTTCATGGGTAAAGACGGCAAGGTTCGTGTGTTCCGCATGGAAGATAATGCCCGTCGCATGCAATCGTCGAGCGAAGGAATATTGATGGCTGAAGTACCGACTGAGCTTTTTTGCGAAGCAGTAGGTTTGGCGGTGAAGAAAAATATGGAGTTTGTTCCCCCGCACGGTTCAGGAGCATCGTTATACATTCGCCCGCTGTTGATTGGTACAGGCCCTGAAATTGGCGTGAAACCATCAGGCGAATACCTGTTCATGGTTTTTGTAATGCCGGTAGGACCGTATTTCCCGGAAGGATTTAAACCGACCGAGCTGGTTATTTTGCGTAAATACGACCGCGCAGCACCGCAGGGAACCGGAAAATATAAAGTTGGCGGAAACTACGCTGCCAGTTTGGTGGCTGGTAAAAAAGCGAAAGCCGGTCATTATTCGGCTGTTCTTTACCTGGATTCACGCGAGAAAAAATACATCGATGAATGTGGTCCGGCAAACTTCTTTGCCATCAAGGACGATACCTACATTACACCACTTTCTGATTCTGTTTTGCCATCGATCACTAACATGAGTTTGATGCAGCTGGCTGAGGATATGGGCTTGAAAGTTGAGCGTCGCAAAGTGCCGGTAGAAGAGCTGGAAAGCTTCCAGGAGGTTGGTGCCTGCGGAACGGCAGCGGTAATTTCACCAATCAAGCGAATTTACGACGAAGATTTGGATAAAGAATATTTGTACGGATTTGATCCGGGACCATGGAGTACCAAGTTGTACCAAAAGTTACAAGGTATTCAGTACGGTGACGAGCCTGATACGCATGGTTGGACAACTGTTATTGAATAGTCAATTCAAAGAAATAGCGACAAGCCTCATCCGAACGATGGGGCTTTTTTATTGGTTCCGGTTTTCAAGAACCATTAAAAATGAACGAGGCCATCAGAATTTAGTTCTGACAGCCTCGTGTGAATTTCCGGGAACTGTATTCCCGGTCGTTTCTATATCTGTTTTGTTTTTTGCCCGTTCTTAATTCAGATACCCTACAACTTCGTATGCCCGTTCGCCCTGGTAGCTCACGCGGCTGTATAAAACGCCGTTGTATTCGTAGTAAGTTTGACCATCCAGTTCAACCCGTTCGTAGTCGGCCGGAAGGGCATAAACAATGGCCCCAACCGGAGGTGTTTCAACAATATAACCGTTACCTGACGACTGGTAGTACACGCCTTCGAAGTAGAAGTAGTTGCGGTTACCGATTACAATTTTCAGCGATCCTTGTGGTAAAACCTGAACGTTCAGTCCAACCGGTGGAGCAACTTTGATGTAGTTGTCGTTGTATTTCCGGTAGTACACACCTGATTGTGCGTAATATTCTTTGTTATCTTTTTTAATAACCTGCGCGTTCATTTGGTTTTGCGAGCGAACAGCAACCACAGTCGGTGTCGATTTGCGGTAGCTCACCTGCGAGCGGCTCACGTTCTTGGCTGATGACGGTTGCGACTGCACAGTTACTGTGCGTTGACTGCTCGAGTTGTTCTTTGAGCTTTGTTTTTGCTGTGTTGTTTGTTTTGCACTTTTTTGATTTTGGCCGTTGTTGCGGCTTTGGGCATTTACTGCTACCGTAGCAATCATCAGAGCTACGATTAGCAAAAATTTTCTTGCTTTCATACCTGTGAATTTTTTAATTGTTTGTACTCTGAGCAGTACAATTTTCGTACTTAAAATTCAGTGTTCCCGTGCCAAATCGATGGTTCGGGCTTTTTTCCCGACAGTTTGCCCGATTTCACCGTCGGGTTGTTTTTTCAATGCATGGCAGAGATGCACTGACTTGGTTCCGGTAAGCAAAAATGAGAAATCCGATCGGTCAGACTGAGGATTTCAGTGGGAAGATGGCTTTTTGAAAGGGAGGGTTTTCGAAACGAAGCCGGGTTTTAGGACTGATAAATTTTTTATTGTTTTTAACCGGGCGATTCTCAGGTGCGGGCGAAGCTGCAGTTTAAAAGGATTATAAATTGACGAAGGTATTCTCTGAATTCGCATAATATTTATATTTTAGAACCAATGGGAATGATGGGATAGTAACTGATTGAGGGGCCTCGTGAGGGGAACCTTTGATCAACTGAATTCTTATTCAGTAAAAGTTAGACACTAAAACCAGAGAATGATCCATTTAAAACTCTTTTTCTCCGCGTGGCTGTTGGCTTTAGGCCTGTCGCTTTGTGCAAATGCCAATGACGCTGAATTGCTTTACCGGCTCGACGAGATCACCGTCGATGGCGGAAAACTGGTTACCAAATCAACTATTCGGATTCAAATCAACAACAAAGCGGGCGAGGAATATGCCACGGTTCAGATTCCCTATTCCAAAATCAGTAAAGTCAGTGATGTTGAGGTTCGGTTGTTGGCCGCAAACGGCGCTCTGGTTCGAAAGCTGAATTCCTCCGAGATCAAAAAGAAAAGCGCGGTATCGGATGCCGCTTTTTTCGACGACAATATGGAGGTCGAGTTCAGTCTGAAGCACAGTCGATACCCTTATATCGTCGAGTATTCCTATGAACGGCGCGAGTCTGAGTTCTTGTTCATCGATTTTTGGATGCCGATACTGTCGCTTGATATTCCAACACGGGATGCAGAACTTTCGCTCACTGTTCCCGTCGGTTTCCAGTTGCGGTATGGTTCGCAACTCGTTGATGACCCTGTTGTGTCGGATAATGGAAAAACCATCAACTACCGCTGGAAAACGCATTTTGATGCGTACCGGGAAAAAGAAGTCTTTTCGCCGCCGGTTTTCGCATTGGTGCCCTGGGTGAAAATCATCCCCAATAACTTTCAGTATGAAATTCCGGGTTCTTCCGAGTCGTGGGAAACATTCGGGAATTGGGAATTTAGCTTGTTGGACGGTTTGGATGATTTGCCGGATGCGGAAAAACTTCGAATTAGCAAATTAGTTGAAGGAGTTGATGACAAGCTGGAAAAGGCGAAAATCCTTTATCATGATCTTCAGGACAGAACCCATTATGTGTTGGTTTCCATTGAAACTGGTGGCTGGAAACCCTATCCGGCTAGTTACGTGGCAGCAAACCGATACGGTGATTGCAAGGCGCTGACCAATTATATGAAGGCGGTTTTCGAGTATGCCGGAATTGAATGCAACTATGTCGACATCTTTGCCGGCGACCGCATCCGAAAACTCGACCGTGAAATTCCCTCGCCGGAGTTTAATCACGTTATCCTGATGGTTCCAATGGAGAAGGACAGCCTTTGGCTCGACTGCACCAGTAAAGGGCCGTTTGGCTATGTCGGGACTTTCATTCAGAACCGTGATGTTTTCGTTGTTGGCGACGGTAAAAGTTACTTTGCACGGACTCCGGCCTTGCAGGCTGAAGATGTGGCCGAGTTGCGTACGGTGCATATTGGCTATCCGAGCCCGTCAACATCTACCGTTCAATTTGATTGCACTTTCAAGGGTACACAATTCGAACGACTCCGTTCACTTGACGAATCTTTCAATACAGATGACCGCACACGTATCTTTCGCAATTACTTTGTTGCGGATGGTTTCGAATTACAAGACTATTCCATTGAACGGGAAGACCGGGACTCGGCTTTCGTGGCTGTAAAATATCAGGCAACGACCAATCGGTTTTATCAGAATTACGGGGCGGAAACCGTAGTGAAAAACCTGCCTTTTTTGTTCCCAAAGTTGCAAAAACCGGGACAGCGACAATTGCCTTTACAGGTTGATTACCCCGATTTTGAACGAGACACCCTGGTGTACGAATTACCCACTCATCTTAGTGTTGAAGGACGGACGGAAGACGTTGCGCTGGATACAAAGTACGGGCGGTACAGTTTTCGGATGGAAGTCGGCGATCGGGAAGTTCGGGTGATCAAAGAACTGGAAATTTACCCGGGAACATACAGTCTGGCCGAATACCCGGGCTTTTACGACTTTATTGACGATGTGAAAACATATGAGTCGAAACCACTCTTGATACTAAATAACTAAACTCAATAACATGACTAAACTTACTTGTTTACTCTTTTGCCTGCTGTTCACTGGTGTTCTGTCGGCGCAAACCTATTCGTCCGAATTCGGGAAGGTCGGGAAAGATGATCTTGAATTGAAATCAGTGCCGGACGATCCGGATGCAGAGGCGGTGGTAATGTTCGATTACGGCGATTCGCAATTCTTGCGATCGGATAATGGTTTTGACGTGCTTTTTGATCGTTCGACACGATTGAAAGTGCTGACTGATGCCGGAACAAAATTTACGGAATTCGAGATACCTCTCTATCATGAAGGTGACATCTATGAAGTGGTGCGTGACTTGGAGGCCTATACCTATAATTTAGAGGAAGGGCGTCTTGTAAAAACACCCTTGGATATGTCGACGGTCTATGTGGAGAAGATCAACGAATACTGGAGTGTGAAGAAGTTTGCGATGCCAAACGTAAAGCCGGGCTCGATTGTGGAATGCCGCTACAAATTGACGTCTCAATATGTGTTTAACCTGCGCGACTGGGAATTTCAGTGGCGGATCCCCGTTATCTACAGCCAATACACCGTTCACATCAACCCGTTTTATTACTATGTTTTCAGATTGCAGGGAGCGGCAAAGACGGATGTTTTCGAAAAATATGAAGATTATAACAATAGTCATCCTCTCCCTTATGCTGTAACCGGTAAAAACGATACTTATGTGGATGTGGTTTACAAGTTTGGGATGAGGAATGTGCCCGCCTTCCGTGACGAGGAATTCATTACCTCTGTGAACGATTATATTATGAAGATTGACTTCCAGCTTGCCCAGGTGAACATGTTTAACGGGGTCAAGAGGGAGATAATGACGACCTGGGAAGAATTGGCGAAGCAGCTGAGTAAGCATGAGGACTTTGGGCGTATAGTGAACAAGTCGGAGAAAGCAGCATCGAAGATCTTCGATTTGGAAGAATTGCAGGGGCTTGAGGTAATGGATCGTTTTAATCGCGTAATCGATTACGTGAAAACAAATTATAGTTGGAACGGGCAAAATGGTAAATATGCATCGAAAAATACGGATCGGTTGATGAAGGAGAAAATCGGGAATGATGCCGATTTGAACTTGTTTGCGACTGGTTTGCTGAATGCAGCCGGAATTGAAGCAACGCCCTTGATTTCGAGCACACGCGAGCATGGCTCAATTCAGGTTGATCACCCGTTTGCGAACGCTTTTAACTACACGCTGATTTTGGCAAAAATCGGCGATAAGGCAATACTGACGGACGCGACCGAGCCTATGTTACTGAATAATCGGATCCCGGCACGGTGTATCAACAACAAAGGATTGACTATTGATCCGGATAACCTGCAATGGATTGGTTTGGATAGTCGGGTTCCCTCCTACTACAATACCGATTTTAAAATGAATGTGGAGCCAACCGGCCAGGTGAAAGTTACCGCC harbors:
- a CDS encoding DUF3857 domain-containing protein, whose product is MTKLTCLLFCLLFTGVLSAQTYSSEFGKVGKDDLELKSVPDDPDAEAVVMFDYGDSQFLRSDNGFDVLFDRSTRLKVLTDAGTKFTEFEIPLYHEGDIYEVVRDLEAYTYNLEEGRLVKTPLDMSTVYVEKINEYWSVKKFAMPNVKPGSIVECRYKLTSQYVFNLRDWEFQWRIPVIYSQYTVHINPFYYYVFRLQGAAKTDVFEKYEDYNNSHPLPYAVTGKNDTYVDVVYKFGMRNVPAFRDEEFITSVNDYIMKIDFQLAQVNMFNGVKREIMTTWEELAKQLSKHEDFGRIVNKSEKAASKIFDLEELQGLEVMDRFNRVIDYVKTNYSWNGQNGKYASKNTDRLMKEKIGNDADLNLFATGLLNAAGIEATPLISSTREHGSIQVDHPFANAFNYTLILAKIGDKAILTDATEPMLLNNRIPARCINNKGLTIDPDNLQWIGLDSRVPSYYNTDFKMNVEPTGQVKVTARYSFTEYEGFYYRNLLRDDKDKIEKNLAIGRFDFDPASVSVENMDDKKKPYTVSFEQEGQVETINGKIYINPFLSQSLNDNPLKQKTRTYPIDMTYPKMKSYKAEITIPEGYEVSYTPQNKSVDNEYYSLFYQSFKEENKLVVNMSYLFKNAVYQPNMYTRMRLLFNDIIKLGTDKVVLAPKSEETSSTTEMEEPKSSL
- a CDS encoding DUF6515 family protein: MKARKFLLIVALMIATVAVNAQSRNNGQNQKSAKQTTQQKQSSKNNSSSQRTVTVQSQPSSAKNVSRSQVSYRKSTPTVVAVRSQNQMNAQVIKKDNKEYYAQSGVYYRKYNDNYIKVAPPVGLNVQVLPQGSLKIVIGNRNYFYFEGVYYQSSGNGYIVETPPVGAIVYALPADYERVELDGQTYYEYNGVLYSRVSYQGERAYEVVGYLN
- a CDS encoding DUF3857 domain-containing protein; this encodes MIHLKLFFSAWLLALGLSLCANANDAELLYRLDEITVDGGKLVTKSTIRIQINNKAGEEYATVQIPYSKISKVSDVEVRLLAANGALVRKLNSSEIKKKSAVSDAAFFDDNMEVEFSLKHSRYPYIVEYSYERRESEFLFIDFWMPILSLDIPTRDAELSLTVPVGFQLRYGSQLVDDPVVSDNGKTINYRWKTHFDAYREKEVFSPPVFALVPWVKIIPNNFQYEIPGSSESWETFGNWEFSLLDGLDDLPDAEKLRISKLVEGVDDKLEKAKILYHDLQDRTHYVLVSIETGGWKPYPASYVAANRYGDCKALTNYMKAVFEYAGIECNYVDIFAGDRIRKLDREIPSPEFNHVILMVPMEKDSLWLDCTSKGPFGYVGTFIQNRDVFVVGDGKSYFARTPALQAEDVAELRTVHIGYPSPSTSTVQFDCTFKGTQFERLRSLDESFNTDDRTRIFRNYFVADGFELQDYSIEREDRDSAFVAVKYQATTNRFYQNYGAETVVKNLPFLFPKLQKPGQRQLPLQVDYPDFERDTLVYELPTHLSVEGRTEDVALDTKYGRYSFRMEVGDREVRVIKELEIYPGTYSLAEYPGFYDFIDDVKTYESKPLLILNN
- a CDS encoding branched-chain amino acid aminotransferase, which produces MENLDWKNIGFGYRKTNFNIRCWYKNGEWGPLEVSDSEYLNLHMAATCLHYGQEAFEGLKAFMGKDGKVRVFRMEDNARRMQSSSEGILMAEVPTELFCEAVGLAVKKNMEFVPPHGSGASLYIRPLLIGTGPEIGVKPSGEYLFMVFVMPVGPYFPEGFKPTELVILRKYDRAAPQGTGKYKVGGNYAASLVAGKKAKAGHYSAVLYLDSREKKYIDECGPANFFAIKDDTYITPLSDSVLPSITNMSLMQLAEDMGLKVERRKVPVEELESFQEVGACGTAAVISPIKRIYDEDLDKEYLYGFDPGPWSTKLYQKLQGIQYGDEPDTHGWTTVIE